In a genomic window of Candidatus Bathyarchaeota archaeon:
- a CDS encoding orotate phosphoribosyltransferase: MVETAMSSLIDQVADALYFSECLKFGSFKIKSGAISPYYIDLSRVLSAPTQLCTLAEAAAEKIRQIMATSKIDKLSSIELKGALIVPSIACKLNLPCVIVRKEAKAYGVTGRIAGADVNKGDKILFFDDVVSEGLSKVEGVKPLQELGASVEHILVVVNREQGGKEKLENLGYHVHALAKVSELVASLQRNGRISQAQADQVLDFIKKF; the protein is encoded by the coding sequence ATGGTAGAAACCGCTATGTCCAGCTTAATTGACCAAGTTGCAGATGCCCTCTACTTCTCTGAGTGCTTAAAGTTTGGCAGCTTCAAAATCAAATCGGGCGCAATAAGCCCCTACTACATTGACCTCTCTCGCGTGCTATCCGCGCCAACTCAACTGTGCACACTAGCCGAGGCCGCAGCAGAAAAAATCCGCCAAATAATGGCAACCAGCAAAATCGACAAATTATCCTCCATAGAACTCAAAGGCGCCTTAATTGTACCCAGCATCGCTTGTAAACTAAACCTCCCCTGCGTTATCGTACGCAAAGAAGCCAAAGCATATGGGGTTACAGGTCGAATCGCTGGTGCAGACGTTAACAAAGGCGACAAGATACTCTTCTTTGATGATGTAGTGAGTGAGGGTCTCTCAAAGGTGGAAGGTGTTAAGCCGCTTCAGGAACTTGGTGCCTCTGTTGAGCATATTTTGGTTGTGGTTAATCGTGAGCAGGGCGGTAAGGAAAAACTAGAAAACCTCGGTTACCACGTTCATGCATTAGCAAAAGTTTCTGAGTTGGTGGCTTCACTACAGCGGAATGGACGAATATCCCAAGCACAAGCTGACCAAGTTTTAGATTTCATCAAAAAGTTTTAA
- a CDS encoding PHP domain-containing protein — translation MKIDLHIHSNASDGKFNVAQIIEEAKTRNIAFMAISDHDNISCQREAAEEAKKAGIGYVTGVELNVTFSHPNFLGGKAVSLDFLGYQYDPTDTALESKLETMAKYRTERAAKILDNLNLEFQKENIPALTGNDFRQIEESVDGTLGRPHIADYLVKKGIVANRQEAFDKYLVKCDVPKYPLYLEEASKLIRSAGGKLVLAHPNDPHGTSLVALSKTLSEQIAIVKGKMLPYIDGIECWHSRSTPETTSYYLAFASRHDLLATGGSDCHQKPIMMGNLDIPGWVATQFL, via the coding sequence ATGAAAATTGACCTCCACATTCACTCAAACGCTTCGGACGGCAAATTCAACGTTGCCCAAATCATAGAAGAAGCTAAGACGCGAAACATCGCGTTTATGGCAATCAGCGACCATGACAACATCAGTTGCCAACGGGAAGCCGCCGAAGAAGCAAAAAAAGCAGGAATCGGCTACGTAACAGGCGTCGAGTTAAACGTAACCTTTTCACACCCCAACTTTTTAGGCGGCAAAGCAGTTTCTTTGGACTTCTTAGGCTACCAATACGACCCCACAGACACAGCTCTGGAAAGTAAACTGGAAACCATGGCAAAATACCGAACTGAGAGAGCCGCGAAAATCTTAGACAACCTAAATTTGGAGTTCCAAAAAGAAAACATACCTGCCCTTACGGGGAACGATTTTAGACAAATTGAAGAATCTGTTGATGGCACCTTAGGACGCCCCCATATTGCTGATTATCTTGTCAAAAAGGGCATCGTTGCCAACCGACAAGAAGCCTTCGACAAATACCTCGTTAAATGCGATGTTCCCAAGTACCCGCTGTATCTCGAGGAGGCTTCCAAACTTATCAGGAGCGCAGGCGGGAAACTGGTACTGGCCCACCCCAACGATCCGCATGGAACATCCCTTGTTGCATTATCTAAAACGTTGTCTGAACAGATAGCAATTGTTAAAGGTAAGATGCTGCCCTACATTGACGGCATCGAATGTTGGCATTCTCGAAGCACGCCTGAAACCACCAGCTATTATTTAGCGTTTGCCAGTCGACATGACCTCTTAGCTACAGGGGGTAGCGACTGCCACCAGAAGCCTATCATGATGGGTAACCTGGATATCCCCGGTTGGGTAGCTACACAGTTCCTTTAG
- a CDS encoding DNA-directed DNA polymerase II small subunit, translated as MSGQERLQKAIEATITAGYMLNSEAFEFLSQTCETNDPVCLMNLALQKIEELQEKPMFIEKAFLETLMHQPTITSAVVEPQSEPTLEPTLPPASSPEPALSEQYEVNEFFYPYAKSIPSDFKILDDATGQLTSNGTLEEYVGYFQDRFKRIEKLFRQRIDVRGATPIAEALKSQPKTKLKIICMLTEKRDSKNNTILTVEDLNASATVMVPQKAQQEVRKKALMLLPDQIICLAVIKTRTNLFLAEDIIFPEIGRKAIQRAPEPIYAVLTSDIHIGSTKFEKEAFKRFIQWLRGKYGTPEMREIAGRVKYLLIAGDVVDGIGIYPGQQHELTIRNVHKQYDFAIKYFEKIPSYIDIFISPGNHDAARKSLPQPAIPEGYLTAIKDKANIHSVGSPCLLNLHGVDVLMYHGRSLDDIIGVVPGMDHDHPEKAMRLLIQSRHLAPVYGGKTMLSPENKDYLVIDKVPDIFHAGHIHVNGLCNYRGVLVINSGGWQAQTDYMEKLGLVPTPGKVPVVNLQTLETTILSFL; from the coding sequence ATGAGTGGGCAAGAGAGACTTCAGAAGGCGATTGAGGCAACAATCACTGCAGGGTATATGCTAAACAGTGAAGCCTTCGAGTTCCTAAGCCAAACCTGCGAAACCAACGACCCCGTTTGCCTCATGAATTTGGCGCTCCAAAAAATCGAGGAGCTTCAAGAGAAGCCAATGTTTATTGAAAAAGCCTTTCTGGAGACCTTGATGCATCAGCCAACCATAACCAGCGCAGTAGTTGAGCCCCAGTCTGAACCCACACTAGAGCCCACTTTGCCACCCGCAAGTTCACCAGAACCCGCTCTATCCGAACAATACGAAGTAAACGAGTTTTTCTACCCCTATGCAAAAAGCATCCCCTCCGACTTTAAAATCCTCGACGACGCCACTGGCCAACTCACATCCAACGGCACCCTCGAGGAATATGTAGGGTATTTCCAAGACCGCTTCAAACGTATAGAAAAACTGTTTCGGCAAAGAATTGACGTAAGAGGCGCCACCCCCATCGCGGAGGCGCTGAAGTCTCAGCCGAAAACCAAACTAAAAATCATATGCATGCTTACTGAGAAGCGGGATTCAAAAAACAACACCATACTCACAGTTGAGGACCTCAACGCCAGCGCCACAGTAATGGTCCCCCAAAAAGCCCAGCAAGAGGTACGCAAAAAAGCACTCATGCTCTTACCCGACCAAATAATCTGTCTAGCCGTAATCAAAACCCGAACCAACCTGTTCCTAGCCGAGGACATAATTTTCCCCGAAATCGGCAGAAAAGCCATCCAACGCGCCCCTGAACCCATCTATGCAGTACTCACCTCAGACATTCACATCGGCAGCACAAAATTCGAGAAAGAAGCCTTCAAACGGTTCATACAGTGGCTCCGAGGCAAATATGGCACACCAGAAATGCGTGAAATTGCAGGCCGAGTAAAATATCTTCTAATCGCTGGCGATGTCGTGGATGGCATCGGCATCTATCCCGGACAGCAGCATGAGTTAACAATCCGCAACGTGCACAAGCAATACGACTTTGCCATCAAATACTTTGAAAAAATTCCCAGCTACATCGACATCTTCATTTCACCAGGTAACCATGATGCAGCCCGCAAATCACTCCCCCAACCCGCCATACCAGAAGGATATCTCACAGCCATTAAAGACAAAGCCAACATACACTCAGTAGGAAGCCCCTGCCTGCTAAACCTGCACGGCGTAGATGTTTTGATGTATCATGGCAGAAGCTTAGATGACATAATCGGCGTAGTTCCCGGCATGGATCATGATCACCCCGAAAAAGCTATGCGGCTACTAATCCAGAGTCGTCATCTAGCACCAGTCTACGGCGGCAAAACCATGCTCTCCCCAGAAAACAAAGACTACCTAGTGATTGACAAAGTTCCAGACATATTCCACGCAGGGCACATACACGTAAACGGCTTATGCAATTACCGCGGAGTACTCGTAATTAATTCAGGCGGCTGGCAAGCCCAAACGGATTACATGGAAAAATTAGGGCTAGTTCCTACGCCAGGCAAAGTGCCAGTAGTGAACCTGCAAACTCTCGAAACGACCATTTTGTCGTTCTTATAG